AAAAACCATTAAGGGTAATATTAAACGGTCTTGGAAAAGATGCTGCATTAATTATTTCAAGAATTAACGGATTCACTCATGTTGGAACTGAATTTGATTATTTCACAGGAGAAGTAAAAGTCGTTAAAGAAAAAGCATATTCTGATGGTGAAAGAGCAAAAGTAAGATGTTATGGTGCTGATGATGTACGTGAAGGTGTAGCCATTATGCATTTGGAAGGTGTGGATGTATCTATCACAGGCAACTCAACTAACCCAACTCGTTTCCAACATCCGGTGGCAGGAACATACAAAAAAGAATGTATATTACAAGGTAAAAAATACTTCTCAGTTGCTTCAGGTGGAGGGACTGGTAGAACATTACACCCAGATAATATGGCGGCCGGACCTGCTTCATATGGTATGACTGATACTTTAGGTCGTATGCATTCAGATGCTCAATTTGCTGGTTCCTCATCAGTTCCTGCCCATGTGGAAATGATGGGATTAATTGGAATGGGTAACAACCCAATGGTGGGGGCATCCGTAGCTGTTGCAGTGGCTATTGAAAAATCAATGAAATAAGAGGATAAATTCTCTTAAATTTACTTTTTGGTGATTTTATGAGCATAATGTGGGGTTTAACTGCAAGAGGAATTTGTGAGTATAATAATAAAATTTTACTTTTAAAAATAAGATCTCATTCAGTTCATGATGCAGGTAAATGGGAAATTCCAGGCGGTAAAGTTAAAAAGTGTGAATTTTTTGATGATGCTTTAAAAAGGGAATACCTAGAAGAAACAGGTTTGGAAATTGATGTAGATTCATTATATAATGTTGTTAGAAATGATTATACTGCATGTAAAACCAATGAAGAAGTTAAATCAATTCAGTTGATTATGAAAGTAACATGCCAAAGTGATGAAGTTACTATTAGTAAAGAGCATGATAAGCATGGGTGGTTTAGTAGGGATGAAATTAACGAAATGATTGAAAATGATTTACTAACTCCTCCTGCTGTAAATGCATTTAAAAAATGATGAAATTATTTTTCAGGAGAAAACAAAATATATTAAGGTTGTTTATAATTAAATTATGCAAATTTTCCCATTAATTTATAAAAGTAATTCTAATAGGTTGTTTAGATTAATACATAATTGAACATATAATTTTCTCAATTATTTCATGATTTTTTTTGTTTGATAATATGTGAACTAAAATAATCTTTATTATCGAATTTCTATTAACTTAATTTTATAAAATAAAAAATTTAATCAATATCTAATATCCTTGAGGCGTTTTCAAATAAAATTTGTGATTTTTCTTTATCAGTTAAATCAAGTTTATTAAAGTATTCCATTTCACTTGCAGAGTCCCACATTGGATAATCAGTACCCCAAAGTACTTTTTCACTTCCATATGCATGGATTAAATCAACCGCTTCAGTTGATGTTAAATTATATAAGCTTGAACTTAAATCAACATATAAATTAGGCGTACCGGCTAATTTTGCAGTTGCTTCTTTCCAAATACTCCAACCTGCAAAATGAGCTCCAATGAATGTTATGTTTGGAAATTTTTCTAAAAATGCTTTAATCTGTTCAGGATTTGAGTAATTATATCTAAAATCTCCGCAGTGAACAAGCATAGGCACATTGGCTTTGTCAATTATCTCACCTATTTTAAATGCACGGTCTTCATCCATAGCGAATAATTGAAAATCCGGATGAAGTTTAACACCTTTTAAGCCTAATTCTATTAAATAATCAAAATCTCCCTGTAAATCTTCACTATCTGGGTGTAAGGTTCCAAATCCAATGAATTTGTCAGGATGTTTGTTAACTGATTCAGCTATAAATTCATTAATAGATTTAACTTGTTTTGGGATTGTTGCAACAGAATGAACTAAATAATGGGTTACTCCAACTTTTGCCCCATCCTCTAGTAAACCATCTACTTTACCGTTTAATGACATATCTAAATCATAAAACTCTCTGATTCCCCTCACTGCTTTATCTGCTATTTTTTCTGGGTAAATATGACAATGTGCGTTTACTATTTTTTTCATATTATTTAACCACCTTAAGATAATTTTACTTGTTTATAACTAAAATATTTATTTGTATAAATGTATATATTAATTAACATGAAAGTTGATAGATGTCCAGATTGCAATAAGATTATTTCACCTCAGGAGACTGTTTGCAGTAATTGTGGTGCTAAATTGGATAACCGCTCTGTAAAAAGAATCAATTCTATTTATCATAGGAGCAATGTTGCGACTTTTGCCTATTTAATTATTTTTTTAATTGCAGCATTAATTTATTCATTTTTCAATTGGGTTTTGTCTGTAGTTGTCGGTGTAGGATTATTTATTATATTGGTGTATTTTACATTTGTTAGATAATACTATTTAGATGAGTATCAACCGTTAATACATTTTTTCACCAGAATACAAGTTTTCTCCACTGTATATTCTAATTAGCCTGTCAATTAAATCATCATACATTAATCTATGACCTACTGCTCCACCTTGGGGTGTTTGAACATTATTTAGGGATTTATCTGCATATTTTCCACAATTATTTATTATATACCACATGCCATGAGGTGTGTATATGAATAATTCACCTTCACCTTCACTAGCTCCATTTTTAAAACTATCTTGAGGGTCATATATCTTAGTAGAGTGAACTGCCAGTCTGGATAAGTCTTGTTCAGGTCTTGTTCCGCTTTTTTCAAATAACATTTTTAACCATTCGTAAGATTGATCAATTAGGTTTACTTTTTTAATCGGATCTTTAAATGCTTCTTTTACTTTATTTTGTCTTTTTTCTAAAGTGTTTGTTATTCCAAGAATTTCTTCAACTTTTGACACATTCTTTTCAAGACATCTCCATCCTTCAGGCCTTCCAGTTACTTGTACATTGCCTTCTACAAAGTCATTTCTTTTAAATTTTCTGAAATAGGGTATTACTTTTTCAAATTCTTCGTCAGGTATTCTTTTATTTAATTCGTAAAGATAACCGTACTCATTAGCGTCATAGCATTTTGTTTCAAGTTTCAAATCTTCATCTGCCATGTTGTTATTTAAATTTTAAAATAATATAAATCTATTGTAGAATGAATGAATTTTATTATTGTCAATTAAATTTAATATTTTTATTAATTTTAAGTTATTTTATTTAGTTCAATAATTATTTTAAATCAACTTTTGACATATTTTTTTCAAGACATCTCCATCCTTCAGGCCTTCCAGTTACTTGTACATTGCCTTCTAGAAAATCATTTCTTTTAGATTTTTCTGAAATAGTGTTTTACTTTTCGTCAGGTATTTTTTTATTTAATCCGTAAAGATAACCCTACTTATTATCCTAATTGCATTGTTTTGGGTTTCAAATCTTCATCTGCCATGTTGTTATTTAAATTTTTAAAGTAATATAAAATCTATTGTAGAATGAATGGATAGTGTTTTTAGTATCAATTAAATTTAATATTTTTATTAGTTTTAAGTTATTTTATTTAGTTCAATAATCATTTTAAATTTTAGTAAGCTATTTTTATATTGAAAACAGATATAACAATATGGTTAAAGTAAGTATTTTAGGATCAACTGGAGTTATAGGTAAGAATGTTGCATTTACTCTTGCACGTGAAGACACAGTTGATGAAATTGTCATGTTTTCAAGACCTGAAAGTCTTGAAAGAGCAAAAGGGGAAACCTATGATATGTATGATGCATTAGCTGCCCGTGATATTGATTGTAAGCTAACCCCATCATCAGATTTTAATGACATTGCTGGTTCGGTCATTGTATTGATTGCAGCTGGAATTCATAGGGAAAAAGGAATGAAAAGATTAGACCTTGCTATTCCAAATGCAAAAATCGTTAAGTATTATGCTAAAAAAATAGCGGAATATTCTCCAGAGTCTATAATACTGGTTGCAACAAATCCTGTTGATGTCATGACAACAATTGCACTTAAAGCATCCGGATTTAAAAAGAGTAAAGTTATTGGTGTCGGAAACCACTTAGATTCTTTAAGATTAAAAAATTATTTCTCAAGACAAATAGATATTAACAGTTCTGAAGTCCACACTAGGGTTATTGGAGAACATGGGGATCATATGGTTCCACTTTTAAGCTCAACAACCATTGGAGGTATTCCACTTAAATATTTCGTTGAATATGTTAATCTGGACATTACGGGACTTGTAGACCAGCTAAAACGTGCTGGAAATACAATTATTTCTAAAAAAGGAGCAACAGAATATGGTCCTGCTTTTGCTATTTCAAATTTAATGTCAACTATTATCACTGATTCTCATAGAGTTTTAACAGTTAGCAGCTTTTTAGACGGTGAAATTGAAATGGTTGAAGATGTATCTTTAGGTGTTCCGGCGGTTATTACTAAAAACGGAGTTGCTCTTATTGTTCAAATTCACATGAACGACATTGAGAAAAAAGAGTTTTATGAAGCGGCACATACGGTTAGAGATGCAACATGTGAAGTTTTAAAAGAACTTGATTTAGGTGATTGAGTGAAACTTGT
This window of the Methanobrevibacter sp. V74 genome carries:
- a CDS encoding GGGtGRT protein, whose protein sequence is MSLFESYERRINQITLVLEKYAIKDLQDAKQICLDKGFDPYNIVKGVQPICFENACWAYTLGAAIAIKQGYVKASDAAKAIGEGLQAFCIPGSVADDRQVGLGHGNLASMLLSDESKCFAFLAGHESFAAAEGAIGIANSANEVREKPLRVILNGLGKDAALIISRINGFTHVGTEFDYFTGEVKVVKEKAYSDGERAKVRCYGADDVREGVAIMHLEGVDVSITGNSTNPTRFQHPVAGTYKKECILQGKKYFSVASGGGTGRTLHPDNMAAGPASYGMTDTLGRMHSDAQFAGSSSVPAHVEMMGLIGMGNNPMVGASVAVAVAIEKSMK
- a CDS encoding NUDIX domain-containing protein; the protein is MSIMWGLTARGICEYNNKILLLKIRSHSVHDAGKWEIPGGKVKKCEFFDDALKREYLEETGLEIDVDSLYNVVRNDYTACKTNEEVKSIQLIMKVTCQSDEVTISKEHDKHGWFSRDEINEMIENDLLTPPAVNAFKK
- a CDS encoding amidohydrolase family protein, translated to MKKIVNAHCHIYPEKIADKAVRGIREFYDLDMSLNGKVDGLLEDGAKVGVTHYLVHSVATIPKQVKSINEFIAESVNKHPDKFIGFGTLHPDSEDLQGDFDYLIELGLKGVKLHPDFQLFAMDEDRAFKIGEIIDKANVPMLVHCGDFRYNYSNPEQIKAFLEKFPNITFIGAHFAGWSIWKEATAKLAGTPNLYVDLSSSLYNLTSTEAVDLIHAYGSEKVLWGTDYPMWDSASEMEYFNKLDLTDKEKSQILFENASRILDID
- a CDS encoding zinc ribbon domain-containing protein; the protein is MYILINMKVDRCPDCNKIISPQETVCSNCGAKLDNRSVKRINSIYHRSNVATFAYLIIFLIAALIYSFFNWVLSVVVGVGLFIILVYFTFVR
- a CDS encoding malate dehydrogenase, with translation MVKVSILGSTGVIGKNVAFTLAREDTVDEIVMFSRPESLERAKGETYDMYDALAARDIDCKLTPSSDFNDIAGSVIVLIAAGIHREKGMKRLDLAIPNAKIVKYYAKKIAEYSPESIILVATNPVDVMTTIALKASGFKKSKVIGVGNHLDSLRLKNYFSRQIDINSSEVHTRVIGEHGDHMVPLLSSTTIGGIPLKYFVEYVNLDITGLVDQLKRAGNTIISKKGATEYGPAFAISNLMSTIITDSHRVLTVSSFLDGEIEMVEDVSLGVPAVITKNGVALIVQIHMNDIEKKEFYEAAHTVRDATCEVLKELDLGD